ACGGGGGTGAAGCGGCCGACGACGCCGGATCGCTGGCCGACGACGGGGCCCGGTCGGCCCCCGACGCCGCGCAGGAGGCGGCCCCACCGGGCGCCGACGCTGGAGACGACGATGCCGACCTGGGCGCTCGGCAGTGGTTGGGGAGCTTCGACACCGTCGACGAACTCGCTGCCGCGCTGTCACAGAGGCTGAGCGAGCCGGGAACCGCCGATGCGGTCCCCTCGACGACGACCAGCACCGCCACGAGCGCGTTCGGTGCCGACGACGAGTTGGCCGAACTGGTCCCCGAGTGTCCGGCTGGTCCCGCTGGTGGCTGGCCCGCCGAGCTGCAACCTCCCTTTGGGGCCTTCGACGCACTGATCGATGACACTGCCATCGTCGCGATCACCGGCATCGACACCGCGGGCGAACCGACCGTCGTCGCCCTCGAGCTGGGCACGTGCGCTCCGGTCGAGCTCCCCTGACCGAACCTGTTCATGCCGACACCCGGGCGCGGCCCGGGCCACGCCCGGCTGGGGCCCGTTAGGATCACTGCCATGTCTGAGAACGGACAGCCAGACCAGCCGGCCGCGACCGAACCCGACCGGGGCAGCGCGCCGCCTCCCGCGCCCGCGGCAAGGCCCGAACGGGAGGAGACCTCGGGTGAGGGATCCGGACCCGCGGCGCGCACGACGGCGTCGGGAGCCGCGGCAGCACTCACCGGCGACTGGCCGGCCCAAGCCACCGACGCGGTGGTCGACCTCGTGGGCACGGTCCGGGACCGGGCCGTCGAGCCGCTGCTCAAGGTCGCCCGGGCGATCGTCTACGGGCTGCTCATCACGGTGGTGGCCATCACCGCCGTCGTGCTGGTCGTGATCCTCGCCATCCGCATGCTCGACGCCTATCTTCCTGGTGAGGTGTGGTCGGCATACCTGCTGCTCGGCGGCGTGTTCATCCTTGCCGGCTTCATCTGCTGGTCGCGCCGCACCGTCCGCGCGACCTGAGGGGAATACCTCCCGGGGTATCGGGGTTGTTCCTCTCGTACGTCCAGCCTTGCCCTTCCCACCTCGTTCGGAGCAGCAATGTCACCCACCGACGTCCGCGACGTCATCATCATCGGGTCCGGCCCCGCCGGACTGACCGCAGCCATCTACACCGGTCGGGCCAACCTGGCACCACTGGTCATCGAAGGCGAGCCGTCATCCACCAGCGACCAGCCTGGTGGCCAGCTCATGCTCACCACCGACGTCGAGAACTACCCCGGGTTCCCCGACGGTGTCATGGGTCCCCAACTGATGACGGACTTCCGGGCCCAGGCCCAGCGGTTCGGGGCCGAGATCCTCACCGAGAAGGTGACTCGGGTCAATTTCTCGGCCCGACCGTTCGAGATCTGGATCGGCGACCCTGACACACCCGAGCCCACCTTCCTGGCTCGCTCGGCGATCATCTCGACCGGCGCCCAGTCGCTCATGCTCGGGATCGAGGACGAGTACCGCCTGATCGGCCACGGGGTATCCACCTGTGCCACCTGCGACGGCTTCTTCTTCCGCGACATGGAGATCGCCGTGGTGGGCGGTGGCGACTCGGCCATGGAGGAGGCGCTGTTCCTCACCAGGTTCGCCTCGAAGGTCACCGTGATCCACCGCCGCGACGAGCTCCGAGCGTCAAAGATCATGCAGGAACGGGCATTCGCCAACGACAAGATCGAGTTCCTGTGGGACTCGGTGGTGGTGGGCATCAACGGCGAGACCACCCTCGAGAGCCTCCAGATCGAGCACCTCCCCACCGGCGAACGCACCATCCACCCCTTCAGGGGCCTGTTCGTGGCGATCGGGCACAAGCCAAACACCGATCTGTTCGTCGGCCAGCTCGACATGGCCGAGAACGGGTACCTCATCACCGAGCCGGGTACGACCCTCACCAACGTCGACGGCGTCTTCGCCGCCGGCGACGTCCAGGACGACACCTACCGCCAGGCGATCACCGCCGCCGGGACCGGGTGCATGGCCGCGATCGACGCCGAACGCTGGCTCGAGGCCCAGGGTCACTGACCGCCAGTCCCCGGGAATGTCGGCCCGCGCCCAACTGTTGACCACGAGCGACGCACCTCGCCTCGCCCGACGGAAGGAACCACACCC
The sequence above is drawn from the Acidimicrobiales bacterium genome and encodes:
- the trxB gene encoding thioredoxin-disulfide reductase, with translation MSPTDVRDVIIIGSGPAGLTAAIYTGRANLAPLVIEGEPSSTSDQPGGQLMLTTDVENYPGFPDGVMGPQLMTDFRAQAQRFGAEILTEKVTRVNFSARPFEIWIGDPDTPEPTFLARSAIISTGAQSLMLGIEDEYRLIGHGVSTCATCDGFFFRDMEIAVVGGGDSAMEEALFLTRFASKVTVIHRRDELRASKIMQERAFANDKIEFLWDSVVVGINGETTLESLQIEHLPTGERTIHPFRGLFVAIGHKPNTDLFVGQLDMAENGYLITEPGTTLTNVDGVFAAGDVQDDTYRQAITAAGTGCMAAIDAERWLEAQGH